The following proteins come from a genomic window of Candidatus Binatia bacterium:
- a CDS encoding transposase produces MGKAESAEKVVRDIQRKTRRRFSAEEKIRIVLEGLRGEESIAALCRREGLAPNLYYR; encoded by the coding sequence ATGGGTAAGGCAGAGAGTGCGGAGAAGGTCGTCCGCGACATTCAGCGCAAGACGAGACGCCGTTTTTCGGCGGAAGAGAAGATTCGGATCGTCCTCGAAGGACTGCGCGGCGAGGAGAGCATTGCGGCTCTGTGTCGCCGAGAGGGCCTGGCTCCGAATCTCTACTACCGC